The following are from one region of the Methanomassiliicoccales archaeon LGM-DZ1 genome:
- the trmY gene encoding tRNA (pseudouridine(54)-N(1))-methyltransferase TrmY, with amino-acid sequence MRYFVITGHKALADGSFKLDDIAGGAGRADILARCVNSAFMLSHGIRKDAEIYLVFEGGDDSPKTVRINGSLVRYLNPDERSTASLLRNALLKKIPDGKEAVSSPGVFVSKMSFYDVIDMLSGKGSFVYLKEDGSDVRGFDFPENPIFVLGDNSDLTQNEEKALLEKGPSTICLGPVSLHADHCIILVQNEMDRRGL; translated from the coding sequence ATGAGATATTTCGTCATCACCGGCCACAAAGCATTGGCGGACGGGTCGTTCAAGCTCGACGATATCGCCGGAGGGGCCGGGCGCGCCGACATACTCGCGAGATGCGTGAACTCGGCGTTCATGCTCAGCCACGGCATCAGGAAGGACGCCGAGATCTACCTCGTCTTCGAAGGCGGGGACGATTCCCCCAAGACGGTGAGGATAAACGGGTCCCTGGTGCGCTATCTCAACCCCGACGAGAGGAGCACGGCCTCCCTTCTCAGGAACGCCCTGCTGAAGAAGATCCCCGACGGGAAGGAGGCGGTCTCGTCCCCCGGCGTCTTCGTGTCGAAGATGTCATTCTACGATGTGATCGACATGCTGTCCGGGAAGGGGAGCTTCGTCTACCTGAAGGAGGACGGCAGCGACGTGAGGGGCTTCGACTTCCCCGAGAACCCCATATTCGTCCTCGGGGATAACAGCGACCTGACGCAGAACGAGGAGAAGGCGCTCCTGGAGAAGGGGCCGTCCACCATCTGCCTCGGGCCGGTGAGCCTGCATGCCGACCACTGCATCATCCTGGTGCAGAACGAGATGGACAGAAGGGGGCTCTGA
- a CDS encoding signal recognition particle protein Srp54: MVMDGLGKSLRGVLDRIKGSSTVDEDLIKEVCKELQRALLQADVNVQLVLRLTGNVRERALNEKPAAGRSAKEHVTRIIYEELVALLKNGEPLEVKPQTILLVGLYGQGKTTTAGKLANYFIKKGLSVGLIGADVYRPAAYDQLKQLGDKVGAEVFGDPTHQEKDAVKIAREGMERFRDKKVRIIDSSGRHALEDDLIKEITDIADATNPDERILVLDSQVGQQAGPQADAFNKAVGVTGVIVTKMDGTSRGGGALSAVATTKARIVFIGTGEHIRDLEPFDADRFISRLLGMGDLAGLVEMAKDSFDEDVDVEEMARRMTSGKYTLSDMYTQMKALGKMGTLQKIMGLLPGMSKMSDKIDYEATQSRLSKYRIIMDSMTAREKDEPSIIKGNRIDRIAVGAGVPASEVRDLLKQYNNSKKTMSAVSKDRKMRRQLAKQMGGMDPDALKELKDIEGGEK; the protein is encoded by the coding sequence ATGGTAATGGACGGATTGGGAAAATCCCTCAGAGGCGTCCTCGACCGCATCAAAGGTTCATCCACGGTCGACGAGGATCTCATTAAGGAGGTCTGCAAGGAGCTTCAGCGCGCGCTCCTCCAGGCGGACGTCAATGTTCAGCTCGTCCTGAGGCTGACCGGCAACGTCCGCGAGCGCGCCCTCAACGAGAAGCCGGCCGCCGGCCGCTCCGCGAAAGAGCACGTGACCCGCATCATCTACGAGGAGCTCGTGGCCCTGCTGAAGAACGGCGAGCCCCTCGAGGTGAAGCCCCAGACCATACTCCTTGTCGGGCTCTACGGACAGGGTAAGACCACCACGGCCGGGAAGCTCGCGAACTACTTCATAAAGAAAGGGCTGTCCGTCGGCCTCATCGGCGCAGATGTGTACAGGCCTGCCGCGTACGACCAGCTCAAGCAGCTCGGCGACAAGGTGGGCGCGGAGGTCTTCGGGGACCCCACCCATCAGGAGAAGGACGCCGTCAAGATCGCCCGCGAGGGGATGGAGAGGTTCAGGGACAAGAAGGTCAGGATCATCGACTCCTCCGGACGTCATGCGCTCGAGGACGACCTGATCAAGGAGATCACCGACATCGCGGATGCGACCAATCCTGACGAGAGGATACTCGTCCTCGATTCGCAGGTCGGACAGCAGGCCGGCCCCCAGGCGGACGCCTTCAACAAGGCCGTCGGGGTCACCGGGGTCATCGTCACCAAGATGGACGGGACGTCCCGCGGAGGAGGCGCGCTCTCCGCGGTGGCCACCACCAAGGCCAGGATCGTGTTCATCGGGACCGGGGAGCACATCAGGGACCTGGAGCCCTTCGATGCCGACAGGTTCATCTCCCGCCTCCTCGGCATGGGGGACCTCGCCGGGCTCGTGGAGATGGCGAAGGACAGCTTCGACGAGGACGTGGACGTCGAGGAGATGGCCCGCAGGATGACCTCCGGGAAGTACACCCTCAGCGACATGTACACTCAGATGAAGGCCCTCGGGAAGATGGGCACCCTGCAGAAGATCATGGGCCTCCTGCCCGGCATGAGCAAGATGTCGGACAAGATCGACTACGAGGCCACCCAGTCAAGGCTCTCCAAGTACAGGATCATCATGGACTCCATGACCGCCCGGGAGAAGGACGAGCCCTCGATCATCAAAGGGAACAGGATCGACAGGATCGCCGTAGGCGCAGGAGTGCCGGCGTCCGAGGTCAGGGACCTCCTGAAGCAGTACAACAACAGCAAGAAGACGATGTCCGCCGTGTCCAAGGACCGCAAGATGCGCAGGCAGCTGGCGAAGCAGATGGGTGGCATGGACCCGGATGCTCTTAAGGAGCTCAAAGACATCGAAGGCGGGGAGAAATGA
- a CDS encoding MtaA/CmuA family methyltransferase translates to MSMSCRDRVLAAMHRESLDRPPVAIFTTCDTIDMMNACGAAWPEAHSDPQKMATLGCAQADYFGLESVRAGFCLTEEAERLGCKMRMGSKTSSPMILSHPYTYDPQKRIFDDPEKLQEIMPLEDFCKGGRVKTAIDAMAIMHKTHGDRYVVVGGNTGVFTLTGHILNAENLIYSVWTDPDRAKSWLKAVEPYCRKFGEELLANGADIVQMSEPSASTDILSPDDFQQMSMPYVHHALGELPGMTILHICGDTRKIIPYMYQTGATGISVEEKVPPEEAVKIANGRGVLVGNVGCAFPLFKGTPADCAAAATRSADAGFDVISAGCGVPIGTPADNIRAMVKAIKSRAPE, encoded by the coding sequence ATGAGCATGAGCTGCAGGGACAGGGTGCTCGCGGCCATGCACCGCGAGTCTCTTGACAGGCCGCCGGTGGCGATCTTCACCACCTGCGATACGATCGACATGATGAACGCCTGCGGGGCGGCGTGGCCGGAGGCTCACTCCGATCCGCAGAAGATGGCCACCCTGGGATGCGCCCAGGCCGATTACTTCGGGCTGGAGTCCGTCAGGGCGGGGTTCTGCCTCACGGAGGAGGCCGAGCGCCTTGGGTGCAAGATGAGGATGGGCTCGAAGACATCGTCCCCGATGATCCTCTCCCACCCGTACACGTACGACCCCCAGAAGAGGATATTCGACGACCCCGAGAAGCTCCAGGAGATAATGCCCCTGGAGGACTTCTGCAAGGGCGGCAGGGTGAAGACCGCCATCGACGCGATGGCGATCATGCACAAGACCCACGGGGACAGGTACGTGGTCGTCGGAGGGAACACCGGAGTGTTCACCCTCACCGGGCACATCCTGAACGCGGAGAACCTGATCTACTCGGTATGGACCGATCCCGACAGGGCCAAGTCATGGCTGAAGGCGGTGGAGCCTTACTGCAGGAAGTTCGGCGAGGAGCTGCTCGCGAACGGCGCGGACATCGTCCAGATGTCGGAGCCGTCGGCGTCCACGGATATCCTCTCGCCCGATGATTTCCAGCAGATGTCGATGCCCTACGTGCACCATGCCCTCGGGGAGCTGCCCGGGATGACGATCCTGCATATCTGCGGGGACACGAGGAAGATCATCCCCTACATGTACCAGACAGGCGCCACGGGGATCTCCGTGGAGGAGAAGGTCCCGCCGGAGGAGGCAGTGAAGATCGCGAACGGCCGCGGAGTGCTGGTCGGCAACGTGGGATGCGCGTTCCCCCTGTTCAAGGGAACGCCTGCCGACTGCGCCGCCGCCGCGACGCGCTCTGCGGATGCCGGGTTCGATGTCATCTCGGCAGGATGCGGAGTGCCCATCGGGACGCCTGCGGACAACATCCGCGCGATGGTCAAGGCCATCAAGTCCCGCGCACCCGAGTGA
- a CDS encoding cobalamin-dependent protein (Presence of a B(12) (cobalamin)-binding domain implies dependence on cobalamin itself, in one of its several forms, or in some unusual lineages, dependence on a cobalamin-like analog.) — translation MDKKDLLNALADAVESCKPEVATEVAKKALDSGMDSVEAINEGLVVGMDRIGEHYAAREMYLPQVLVAAHAMYNGLDVLLPAIPKADLADAKKAETAVVMGDVHDIGKNIVKTMLTASGYIVNDLGKDVDPKVIASTAKEQGIGVVCLSTLMTPTMDSMAAALKALEENGYRKKCTVTIGGPPTTDGFAKEIGADHRDTDATNCVKWLKEEGL, via the coding sequence ATGGACAAGAAGGATCTTCTGAATGCCCTCGCGGATGCAGTGGAGTCCTGTAAGCCCGAAGTCGCGACGGAGGTCGCGAAGAAGGCTCTTGACTCCGGAATGGATTCTGTAGAGGCCATCAACGAGGGCCTCGTGGTCGGAATGGACAGAATCGGCGAGCATTACGCCGCAAGGGAGATGTACCTCCCTCAGGTGCTCGTCGCCGCGCATGCCATGTACAACGGGCTGGATGTCCTGCTGCCCGCTATACCCAAGGCCGATCTCGCCGACGCGAAGAAGGCCGAGACCGCCGTGGTTATGGGAGATGTCCATGATATCGGCAAGAACATCGTGAAGACGATGCTGACCGCGTCGGGCTACATCGTCAACGACCTCGGAAAGGACGTCGATCCCAAGGTCATCGCCTCCACCGCCAAGGAGCAGGGGATCGGCGTGGTCTGCCTGAGCACGCTCATGACCCCGACCATGGACAGCATGGCCGCCGCTCTGAAGGCGCTCGAGGAGAACGGATACCGGAAGAAGTGCACTGTGACCATCGGCGGGCCCCCGACGACGGACGGGTTCGCCAAGGAGATCGGCGCGGACCACAGGGATACGGACGCGACCAATTGCGTCAAGTGGCTGAAGGAGGAAGGTCTATGA
- a CDS encoding phosphoserine phosphatase codes for MTDEEKVQVEDTEKMAAEQAESEQEPENAQEEQQAESEQVPSAEEAEPTPEEKAKLADLEAQKTILNNEAEVHRQKRDELNAQTKEWKSKRDALNAQVRELVEEAGKSREVRDGFNQKVRESKAVRDEWNKKVSEIRAKINEIRPEKKKEGEEESLGQMKARLDRMEMQQQTMPMGADKEKALVKQIQELAKQIGEREKVEEGDEEIRGLVQELRDAKAKAEEAHKQVSINAEEAQKAHDNMLSLYQRADAIRKEADAAQAKFVECKQKADEEHRLHIESIKSVHAVGKDADGIKNKKNIAKKKRTDYETKKKAEEIFEKFKAGEKLSTEDLMILQKSGYL; via the coding sequence ATGACTGACGAGGAAAAAGTCCAGGTTGAAGACACCGAAAAGATGGCCGCCGAGCAGGCCGAGAGCGAGCAGGAGCCGGAGAACGCCCAGGAAGAGCAGCAGGCCGAGAGCGAGCAGGTCCCTTCCGCTGAAGAGGCGGAGCCGACCCCCGAGGAGAAGGCCAAGCTGGCCGACCTCGAGGCCCAGAAGACCATCCTCAACAACGAGGCCGAGGTCCACAGGCAGAAGAGGGACGAGCTGAACGCCCAGACCAAGGAGTGGAAGTCCAAGAGGGACGCCCTCAACGCCCAGGTCAGGGAGCTCGTCGAGGAGGCAGGCAAATCCCGCGAGGTCCGCGACGGCTTCAACCAGAAGGTCCGCGAGTCCAAAGCAGTCAGGGACGAGTGGAACAAGAAGGTGTCCGAGATCAGGGCCAAGATCAACGAGATCCGCCCCGAGAAGAAGAAGGAAGGCGAAGAGGAGAGCCTCGGCCAGATGAAGGCCCGCCTCGACCGCATGGAGATGCAGCAGCAGACCATGCCCATGGGCGCTGACAAGGAGAAGGCCCTCGTCAAGCAGATCCAGGAGCTTGCCAAGCAGATCGGCGAGCGCGAGAAGGTCGAGGAAGGCGATGAGGAGATCCGCGGGCTCGTCCAGGAGCTCAGGGACGCCAAGGCCAAGGCCGAGGAGGCCCACAAGCAGGTCTCGATCAACGCCGAGGAGGCCCAGAAGGCCCACGACAACATGCTCTCGCTCTACCAGCGCGCCGATGCCATCCGCAAGGAGGCCGATGCCGCTCAGGCGAAGTTCGTCGAGTGCAAGCAGAAGGCCGATGAGGAGCACCGCCTGCATATCGAGTCCATCAAGTCGGTCCATGCGGTCGGAAAGGACGCCGACGGCATCAAGAACAAGAAGAACATCGCCAAGAAGAAGCGCACCGACTACGAGACCAAGAAGAAGGCTGAGGAGATCTTCGAGAAGTTCAAGGCCGGAGAGAAGCTCTCGACCGAGGACCTCATGATCCTCCAGAAGTCCGGGTACCTCTGA
- the purB gene encoding adenylosuccinate lyase, with protein MSDYVCPLDYRYGRKEMKSIFSETSRINYQMKVEAALARAHASLGEIPQADADEITRVAESGEVTVERIKEIEKLTNHDLMAMVKAMTEKCKGDAGKYVHLGATSNDIVDTATAMQIADALKLVSDDIDEFAYTLAKLAKRERDTLEIGRTHAQFAIPITYGFKIAGYIAEILRYRQRIIEIMPRACCGKMAGAVGTGAALGKNFHKIQAMVMQDLGLTYEPAATQVVGRDRYTELICLMATLGTSLERYATEVRNLQRSEIGEVSEYFDKEHQVGSSTMAQKRNPINSENVCGLARILRGFVMPTFENQVLWHERDLSNSSAERFTLPHVFTLIDYMLYKMNKVFSGLEVHRDKMLRNIASAHGLVMAEPVMMAFVGKGIGRQDAHEIVREASMEAEDREIDLSETLWERKEVRDRFTKEELAAVMDPAGYTGASGEIVDKMVDAVESALERKVE; from the coding sequence ATGAGCGATTACGTCTGTCCCTTGGACTACAGGTACGGTCGCAAAGAGATGAAATCAATCTTCTCCGAGACCAGCCGCATCAATTACCAGATGAAGGTCGAGGCGGCCCTTGCCAGGGCGCATGCCTCCTTGGGAGAGATCCCGCAGGCCGATGCCGACGAGATCACCCGCGTGGCCGAGTCCGGCGAGGTCACTGTTGAGAGGATCAAGGAGATCGAGAAGCTCACCAACCACGACCTCATGGCCATGGTCAAGGCGATGACCGAGAAGTGCAAGGGCGATGCCGGGAAGTACGTGCACCTCGGGGCCACCTCCAACGACATCGTCGACACCGCTACCGCGATGCAGATCGCCGACGCCCTCAAGCTGGTCTCGGACGACATCGATGAGTTCGCCTACACCCTCGCCAAACTGGCCAAGAGGGAGAGGGACACCCTGGAGATCGGCAGGACCCACGCTCAGTTCGCCATCCCCATCACTTACGGCTTCAAGATCGCCGGGTACATCGCTGAGATCCTCAGGTACAGGCAGAGGATAATCGAGATCATGCCGAGGGCCTGCTGCGGCAAGATGGCCGGCGCCGTCGGGACCGGGGCCGCGCTCGGGAAGAACTTCCATAAGATCCAGGCCATGGTCATGCAGGACCTCGGGCTCACTTACGAGCCGGCCGCCACCCAGGTCGTCGGCAGGGACAGGTACACCGAACTGATTTGCCTCATGGCCACCCTCGGGACCTCCCTCGAGAGGTACGCAACTGAGGTCAGGAACCTCCAGAGGTCCGAGATCGGCGAGGTCTCCGAGTACTTCGACAAGGAGCACCAGGTGGGCTCGTCCACCATGGCCCAGAAGAGGAACCCCATCAACTCCGAGAACGTCTGCGGCCTCGCCCGCATACTGAGGGGCTTCGTCATGCCGACCTTCGAGAACCAGGTCCTCTGGCACGAGAGGGACCTCTCCAACTCCAGCGCCGAGAGGTTCACCCTGCCCCACGTCTTCACGCTCATCGATTACATGCTCTATAAGATGAACAAGGTCTTCTCCGGCCTCGAGGTCCACCGCGACAAGATGCTCAGGAACATCGCTTCGGCGCACGGCCTTGTGATGGCCGAGCCGGTGATGATGGCCTTCGTCGGCAAGGGCATCGGCAGGCAGGACGCCCATGAGATCGTGAGAGAAGCCTCCATGGAGGCCGAGGACAGGGAGATCGACCTCTCCGAGACCCTCTGGGAGAGGAAAGAGGTCCGCGACCGCTTCACCAAGGAAGAGCTGGCCGCGGTCATGGACCCCGCAGGCTACACCGGAGCTTCCGGCGAGATCGTCGACAAGATGGTCGACGCCGTCGAGTCCGCTCTGGAGAGGAAGGTCGAGTGA
- a CDS encoding pyridoxamine 5'-phosphate oxidase family protein translates to MAMITPKMKALFEDHKKSHKYFALATASKDGVPNVVPIGFLWVANDKEIWVIDNYMNKTLANIKENPVAAVYALAGEGHDCIQVKGACRYFDFGPDYEAAVKMAHEKNPAFPAKGLIKIAVTDVYDTAPGEHAGMKYKE, encoded by the coding sequence ATGGCAATGATTACGCCCAAGATGAAGGCCCTGTTCGAGGACCATAAGAAATCGCACAAGTACTTCGCGCTTGCCACCGCCTCCAAGGACGGTGTCCCCAACGTCGTCCCCATCGGCTTCCTGTGGGTCGCCAATGATAAGGAGATCTGGGTCATCGACAACTACATGAACAAGACCCTTGCGAACATCAAGGAGAACCCTGTCGCCGCCGTGTACGCCCTGGCGGGAGAGGGCCATGACTGCATACAGGTCAAGGGCGCATGCAGGTACTTCGACTTCGGCCCCGATTACGAGGCCGCCGTCAAGATGGCGCACGAGAAGAACCCCGCCTTCCCTGCGAAGGGCCTCATAAAGATCGCCGTCACCGATGTGTACGACACGGCCCCCGGCGAGCACGCCGGCATGAAGTACAAGGAGTGA
- a CDS encoding 4Fe-4S binding protein yields the protein MHAIRNLKMCEKECLCLYVCPTGATDTETGQIDFTKCIGCGMCVRSCPSKALSLVPDLYPLQQPKAAEICDAVFAQARCRVAAESLCRGAAEAARDPIRKQTAEAMELSFRRQAEDLYREAGYMIPQSPNVRKMLEAMAGSDDPAFPKQAAARLLELLQRQGH from the coding sequence ATGCATGCGATAAGGAATCTGAAGATGTGCGAGAAGGAATGCCTCTGCCTGTACGTATGCCCCACCGGGGCGACGGACACCGAGACAGGGCAGATCGACTTCACCAAATGCATAGGGTGCGGGATGTGCGTCCGCAGCTGTCCCAGCAAGGCCCTTTCGCTGGTGCCGGACCTGTACCCGCTCCAGCAGCCGAAGGCCGCTGAGATCTGCGATGCCGTGTTCGCGCAGGCCCGCTGCCGCGTTGCCGCCGAATCGCTGTGCCGCGGGGCGGCGGAGGCTGCCCGCGACCCCATCCGGAAGCAGACCGCCGAGGCCATGGAGCTCTCCTTCCGCCGCCAGGCCGAGGACCTCTACCGCGAAGCGGGCTACATGATCCCCCAGTCCCCGAACGTCAGGAAGATGCTCGAGGCGATGGCCGGGTCGGACGACCCTGCCTTCCCGAAGCAGGCGGCCGCCCGTCTGCTTGAGCTCCTCCAGCGCCAGGGGCATTGA
- a CDS encoding rubredoxin, with product MAKYVCTLCGYVYDEDKGIPESGIAPGTRFEDLPDDWTCPMCGSPKSMFKKIEEAPAPSEPVSAGPVKDAVSIPAGEGGDRMREMSFAEMADLCSNLQRGCEKQYLTEEAGLFGEISDYYRKRAEPASDLTDERLLALINEGLAAYDSADAAAGAAGDRGAKRAMLWSTKVARILQALVERLGKEGEGFLESTGVWVCDICGFIYVGNDPPEICPVCKVPRDKLVKIERRQI from the coding sequence ATGGCGAAATACGTCTGCACGCTGTGCGGATACGTCTACGACGAGGACAAGGGCATACCCGAGAGCGGTATCGCCCCCGGTACCCGCTTCGAAGACCTTCCGGACGATTGGACATGCCCGATGTGCGGTTCGCCCAAGAGCATGTTCAAGAAAATCGAAGAAGCCCCTGCACCATCCGAGCCTGTCTCCGCAGGTCCGGTGAAAGATGCCGTATCCATACCTGCCGGCGAGGGAGGCGACCGCATGAGGGAGATGTCCTTCGCGGAGATGGCCGACCTCTGCTCCAACCTCCAGAGGGGATGCGAGAAGCAGTACCTGACCGAGGAGGCCGGCCTCTTCGGCGAGATCTCGGATTACTACCGCAAGCGCGCGGAGCCTGCCTCGGACCTCACCGACGAGCGCCTTCTGGCACTCATCAACGAGGGGCTTGCCGCCTATGACTCGGCGGATGCCGCGGCAGGCGCGGCAGGAGACCGCGGGGCCAAGCGCGCCATGCTCTGGAGCACCAAGGTGGCCCGCATCCTGCAGGCCCTGGTGGAGCGCCTCGGCAAGGAAGGCGAGGGCTTCCTGGAGAGCACCGGCGTCTGGGTATGCGACATCTGCGGGTTCATCTATGTCGGGAACGACCCGCCGGAGATCTGCCCTGTCTGCAAGGTGCCGCGCGACAAGCTGGTCAAGATCGAGAGGAGGCAGATCTGA
- a CDS encoding inorganic diphosphatase, with the protein MASIVDTISKDRVKPEEFTAFVEISKGSKMKYELDEETGLLAVDRILYTSTAYPWNYGLIPLTVAPDGDPLDVLIISSVPIQAGCLAKCRPIGIMRMNDSGDQDDKVLAVMPKDPMFKDFTDIAQLPKHLGEEIQHFFNVYKALEGKKTQTGEIEGPEAAKKTIKDCMDACAAKH; encoded by the coding sequence ATGGCAAGCATCGTCGACACCATATCGAAGGACAGGGTGAAGCCGGAGGAGTTCACCGCCTTCGTCGAGATCAGCAAAGGCAGCAAGATGAAGTATGAACTTGACGAGGAGACCGGTCTTCTCGCTGTCGACAGGATCCTCTACACCTCAACGGCCTACCCCTGGAACTACGGGCTCATTCCCCTGACCGTCGCTCCCGACGGGGACCCGCTCGATGTCCTCATCATCAGCAGCGTGCCTATCCAGGCAGGATGCCTGGCCAAATGCCGCCCCATCGGCATCATGAGGATGAACGACAGCGGCGACCAGGACGACAAGGTCCTAGCCGTCATGCCCAAGGACCCTATGTTCAAGGACTTCACCGACATCGCCCAGCTGCCCAAGCACCTCGGCGAGGAGATCCAGCACTTCTTCAACGTCTACAAGGCGCTCGAGGGCAAGAAGACCCAGACCGGAGAGATCGAGGGCCCCGAGGCCGCGAAGAAGACAATAAAGGACTGCATGGACGCCTGCGCGGCCAAGCACTGA
- a CDS encoding ABC transporter permease, translating into MALEFREGGIADTVLHFKYDKHNKYHRAGRKLLITAISLVMFVEAWWVISIIANSYTIPNPADTWDALVDFYSNGDTMSGGKSMWSYISSSLSTYLEGFILALVVSIPLGLVLGKFATLREFATPMIEVLRPIAPIAWAPIFMVAIDYETGPMLVVFVGIFFPLLTNVIFGVSKIEPNLIDASKTLGASDAQIFVKVMIPSTVPYIMNGIKVGLGIGWMCIVAAELYASPLGGIGFYLSEQATAGFWPSAYAAIVIIAVLGILTSGLADYIHKYISKRMGMDV; encoded by the coding sequence TTGGCACTGGAGTTCAGGGAAGGCGGGATCGCGGACACGGTCCTGCATTTCAAATACGACAAACACAACAAATACCACCGGGCAGGAAGGAAGCTCCTGATCACCGCGATATCGCTGGTGATGTTCGTGGAGGCCTGGTGGGTCATATCCATCATCGCAAACTCGTACACCATCCCCAACCCCGCGGACACCTGGGACGCCCTTGTGGACTTCTACAGCAACGGGGACACCATGTCCGGCGGGAAGTCCATGTGGTCGTACATCAGCTCATCGCTGTCCACTTACCTGGAGGGATTCATCCTCGCCCTGGTGGTGTCCATACCCCTGGGCCTGGTCCTCGGCAAGTTCGCTACCCTGAGGGAGTTCGCCACTCCGATGATCGAGGTCCTCAGGCCCATCGCGCCCATCGCATGGGCGCCTATCTTCATGGTCGCCATCGACTACGAGACCGGGCCCATGCTGGTCGTCTTCGTCGGTATCTTCTTCCCTCTGCTGACCAACGTCATCTTCGGGGTCTCGAAGATCGAGCCGAACCTCATAGATGCCTCCAAGACGCTGGGGGCCTCCGACGCCCAGATCTTCGTGAAGGTCATGATACCGTCCACCGTTCCCTACATCATGAACGGGATTAAGGTCGGGCTCGGCATCGGCTGGATGTGCATCGTTGCCGCGGAACTGTACGCCTCTCCTCTCGGAGGCATCGGGTTCTACCTCTCCGAGCAGGCGACGGCAGGCTTCTGGCCTTCCGCCTACGCCGCGATCGTCATCATCGCAGTGCTGGGGATCCTCACCTCCGGGCTCGCCGACTACATACACAAGTACATATCGAAGAGAATGGGGATGGATGTCTGA
- a CDS encoding ABC transporter ATP-binding protein: MAANDGIKTEGPRYRSRDRVRADRTDLLYKDIPEGETLMSIKDLHVVYKTDESETTAVENFSLDVKKGELVSIVGPSGCGKTTILRCIAGLLQPTSGTITMGGKPCTAPGSDRGMVFQDFALFPWRSVKQNVEFGMEVAGVPKAEREERAMRYIKAVGLEDFADSRIYELSGGMKQRVGIARALVMHPAVTLMDEPFGALDAQTRNIMQEQLTRILMHSERTIIFITHSVDEALFLSDRVVILTKRPSTVYKVIDVPWERPRDRASPEFTKLRRDILDYLENQNVMSDDAGIVSRKKPKKGFGLSMFKSKEEPKVSSESATSATDPSLNEKQN, from the coding sequence ATGGCTGCCAACGACGGGATAAAGACAGAAGGCCCGAGGTACAGGTCCAGGGACCGTGTGAGAGCGGACCGCACCGACCTGCTTTACAAGGACATCCCCGAGGGCGAGACCCTGATGTCCATCAAGGACCTGCACGTGGTGTACAAGACCGACGAGTCGGAGACCACCGCGGTGGAGAACTTCAGCCTTGACGTGAAGAAGGGGGAGCTCGTCTCCATCGTAGGTCCGTCAGGATGCGGGAAGACAACCATCCTCAGATGCATCGCGGGGCTCCTGCAGCCCACATCCGGGACCATCACCATGGGCGGGAAGCCGTGCACCGCGCCGGGCTCCGACCGCGGGATGGTGTTCCAGGACTTCGCGCTCTTCCCCTGGAGGAGCGTGAAGCAGAACGTCGAGTTCGGGATGGAGGTCGCAGGCGTCCCCAAGGCGGAACGCGAGGAGAGGGCCATGAGGTACATCAAGGCCGTCGGCCTGGAGGACTTCGCGGACTCCCGTATCTATGAGCTCTCCGGAGGCATGAAGCAGAGGGTGGGCATCGCCCGCGCCCTGGTCATGCACCCGGCGGTGACCCTCATGGATGAGCCGTTCGGAGCGCTCGACGCCCAGACCAGGAACATCATGCAGGAGCAGCTGACGAGGATCCTCATGCACAGCGAGAGGACCATCATCTTCATCACCCACTCCGTCGACGAGGCGCTGTTCCTGTCCGACCGCGTGGTCATCCTAACCAAGAGGCCTTCGACGGTCTACAAGGTCATCGACGTCCCGTGGGAAAGACCCAGGGACAGAGCGTCCCCGGAGTTCACCAAGCTCAGGCGGGACATCCTCGATTACCTGGAGAACCAGAACGTGATGTCCGACGACGCGGGGATCGTGAGCAGGAAGAAGCCCAAGAAGGGATTCGGCCTCAGCATGTTCAAGAGCAAGGAAGAGCCGAAGGTCAGCTCCGAAAGTGCAACTTCCGCGACAGATCCGAGTCTGAATGAAAAACAGAACTGA